The following DNA comes from Ferrimicrobium sp..
CCCTCAATATCGACTCCCCAAGCCGGAGTCGCGAGATAGCGATCGACACCAAGGCCCCACCGCCCGCAACGGTCGCCGTCGGTGATCGCGGTGCGCTACTGTGCGAATGTGAACAAGTCTACGAGGCAGATATTGCACAGACAGCACGCTCAGCCATGCAACGACGCTTTGGTACTTGGTTCGCTATGGGGCCTTGCCAGGGCACGTTCTGTGCGCATCGGGTCTTGGGAAGAGGATCGGAGGAGAACTTTGCCAAAGAGCTCAACACGCTGCGCCGCGAGCGCGAGCACGGTCTTGACGCAGTTGGTTGGGGAGCAAACGCACGGTTGATAGCGCTGGAGCAGTCGATTGCGGCCCAATGTCTCGGGGAGGAGCTATGACCCCCAAGACCGCTCTCGTCGTAGGTCGGGGTCCGGCTGGACTGCTGAGCGCCAGTTATCTTGTTCAGCGGGGGTATCAGGTGAGCGTTCTTGCCGAGGCGGACGGTTCTCTTGCGATGTGGCCGGGCGATTTTAGCTTTGGCAGAGATGCCGATTCGTTTCGGAGTTTTCCGATTCAGCGTTCGTTGACGGAGTGGTTGCAGTCCTTTGATGAACTCGTGGCACTTTATCGATCCTTTGGAGTCACGCTTCGATTGCCCCAACGCGAAGCGATTGCGCATACCGTCACGGCGACCGGCAACCTTCGTCCAACCTTTGCAACGCCAGATTGGCAATACGCGTCAACAGAGCCAGAGTCGCTGGTCTTTGTGGGGGTTGATGGTCTCGCAGACTCGATCGTCGGAGCACAAGTAGCTACCTACCGGCGAAAGAGCGGCAAGGATGCCTTTGACGTACGTCTGTCTCGACCCCCGAGTTGGGATGCGAGTTGGGGGGCTATTCGATTTGCCGTGTACCTCGATAGTGATGCGGGTGCCGATTGGCTGTTGAGGAGTTTGCAGGCCGTACTGAAGAGTGCACCGGCAGACATTCCAGTAGTGCTGCCCCAGATCGTCGGGTTGGAGCGCACGACCAGCCTGTTAGCGCGGCTGTCGGATGTATGTGGCCGTAGCGTGGGCGAGTTCCCGCTGCTATCGCCGAGCGTTGGCGGTATCAGGATCAAGGATCGCTGGGAGCGTCAGTTGCGACGTCAAGGAGTCCGGTTCCTGAGTGGTAGAGTGCAAGAGATTCTGCCCACACCGCGCGCTGTCATGGCCGATGGGAGATGTTTTGCGGCGGACCTTCTCTTGCTAGCCCATGGTGGGGTGCTGGGTGGTGGCATGCGTGTGACCGTCGATGGCGCGATCGTCGACGAGCTGGTTAATAGGGAAATAGGTAGGATGGACCGACTCGAGGCGCTGAATGAGCTTGGCCACCAGGATGTTGACTGCCTCGGAGGCGGGCGAGTGCTTGCCGTTGGGAGAGCAATCGGTGTATGGAATCCTAATCGGGACCATAACGGAGGAGCGATGCTGCTTGCGACGGTGCGCGCGGCACTTGCGCTCAGTGAGGAGATTGATCAGTGAAGCGATTCGAATACGAGGATGCCTGCATCAAATGCTCCCTCTGCGTCACCGCCTGTCCTGTCTATCGGGTCGATACACAGTTCCCTGGTCCAAAGGCACTTGGTCCTGACTGGTATCGACGCCATCAGGCCGGAGAGGTCAAGGCCATGGAGCACGTGAGCGACTGCACCTTCTGCCAGCTCTGCGAAAACGCTTGTCCCGTGGATGTGCCGATCGCCCATCTCATCGCAGAGCACAAACACGTCGCATCCGAATCGCGGCGGCTTGCGCTGCGTGACTATCTCTTGACCCATCCCCAGTGGTTGGCGATGGCTCCTTCCCTCGTAAAGGTCCCAAAGCAACTCGGCATACCGCTTGGCATCAGTGCATCGACGCAGTGGCCGGTCCCCTCGCCCATCCAGCGCACCAATCGCCATCGGTATCGTGTCCGTCGACAACAGGCTTCGCCCCTGCCCCAGGTTGGGATCTTCGTGGATTGTTTTACCCGAGGATTCGACTCAGAGACCTTCGCCGCCGCCAGTGCCGTCCTTGGAGAGCTCGGCTATGCGACGGTGGCTCTGCCTGCTGCGAGCCATTGCTGTGGCGCAGCTGCCTATGCATCGGGTCTGCTCGGAGAGGCCGAGCGCAGCGCTCGTCGGACGCATCGTGCAATCCGGAGGGTGTCTGTGGGATTGGAAGCTGTCGTGACCTTAAATGCTACCTGTGACGACACGCTGCGCGTGGAGTGGCCACGGTATTTTGGATTGCATCTCTCCACGCCGATCGTTCCCTTTGTGGATTTTGTGCTCGACAAGGCGAGTCCTGGCTTTTTTGAGCAGTTGCGGCGAGGATCTATCGACGAAGTGATCTACACGCACGCAACCTGTCGGTCAAAGGTTGCCCGTGGCGAGGGGTCGCTCTTTGCTCTGATGGAGCGTGCCAGCGACCACGAGCCAGAGATCCTCGCGATCAGCTGTTGTGGCGCCGCTGGTTCGTATGCCTTCAAAGCTGAGCACACGAAGGTGGCACGAGCTCTGGGCGGACATGCGAGAGAGGTAATGGGTGCACCGGGTGTCATCCTCACCGATAGTGGCACCTGCGCGATCCATCTCCAGGAGCTCACAGGGTCCGAGACTCTCCATCCTGCTCGTTGGCTCCATGCTCAGCTCCAGCGCCAGGCGGTGAAGCAGTGATGCCGGGCAGTGGGGCGATACAAGCGGACGAGATTCCCAAGGTAATCTTCGCGGCGCGAGAACCAGCAGACGTTTTGGCGATGTTAGCCGATACGGCACCGAGCTGGGTCTTCTTGCTTGGTGGGAGTGCCGGTGAGGTGTTGGGCGCCTCGAAGTTACTCGGTGACCGTGGCTTTGCGGTCTTTATCCATGTAGACATGCTGCACGGGATCACCAACGACAGTGAAGGCATACGTCTTCTCGCAAGCTTCGGTCATCCAGCCGGCATCATCACCACCCATCCGTCGACGGTGAACGCGGCGAAGAAGGTGGGACTGTTGACGATTGAGCGTATCTTTCTCCTCGATAGCTCCTCTGTTGAATCGGGACTACGCAACGTCGCCAGAACCAAACCGGATGCGGTCGAGGTACTGCCTGGCGTGTTGCCAGAACAGATTACCCAGGTGGCCGATAGTATCGATGTCCCTCTCATCGCAGGTGGCCTGATCACCCATCTCGATCAGGTACGGGCTGCACTGAAGGCTGGCGCCCTTGGTGTATCGACAAGCTCTGGGCTGTTGTTGAGCCAAGTCCAGGAGCTGAGTTAGACCGGGGCCATGGCTCATGAGTGGACCGGCTAATGGAGTGGATGGGCAGACGTAGTGGACGGGATTTCTTCGTGGAAGGAAGAACAATGACAGCAAGAACGTATCGCGTGATCGATCCATCAGGTCTTCATGCTCGGCCCGCCGCACGATTGGTGAAGGCGATGCATGCTGCCGGCGCGCAAGGGACGCTAAGGAAAGGTGACCGGGTCGCTGATGTGTGCAGTATCCTCGAGATTCTCGGACTCGGTATCGACAACGGTGAAGTGATCGTCCTTGATGTGAACCCGGAAGGGGAGTCGGTTGTTGCGAGTCTTAGCGACCTTCTCGAACCATTGATCGATCCTACTCCTCACCATGGTACATAATTAGAGCGCTTCTAAAACTAGAAATGTCTTGATGAAATCTTGCGGGAAATGGCATACTGAGCTCCTCAGAGGAGAAGGGGTGTTGCTGCATGTCGTTGGTCGTTGTTGGAGCTGTTACAAGCGATTAGCTTCCTTGCGACGGTGACGTTGAGGTTAAGGGTGGTGTTTGGTGGATGCATTACCAGCCCTCATATCGTCGAACGAAAGTTTTATTAATTTTGGGTTCGTGTGCATGGTCGCCGCAAATGGTGTACCATCGAGAGTGGGTGAGAGAAACTGAGAACCCAAGTCCGTTATCCGGGCTTGGGTTTTTTGCTGTTTTCGATCATCCTTGGTTCAACGTGAAGGGGTAAGGTATATGGCTACGAAAGTGCGCTATGGTAAGACTGGTTGGCGCGCAACGGCGTGGGGCGAACTGCTCTCAGAGTACTTAGGTACCCTGGTGCTGCTCGCCTTTGGTACGGGATCGGTGGCGGTGGCGGTCGTCGGTCTGACCATGTCAGGGCGAACTGTCGTGATTTTTCAGGGCGCTGGTGGTTGGATGCTGATCGGCTGGGGCTGGGCAATCGCGGTCGTTATGGGTGTGTATGTCGCGGGCGGGATTTCAGGTGCGCATCTCAACCCAGCAGTGACGTTTGCGCAGGCTATCAAGGGGAATCTTCCCTGGAAGAAGGTGGTACCGTATTGGATAGCCCAGGTCCTTGGGGCTTTTAGTGGTGCGCTGATTGTCTATGCGGACTACTACAAGGCGATCGACCAGTACAACTTGGTCCATCATGTGGTCTCACGCGGTTCAAGTGGCGGGTTGACCACCTTCTCGATCTTTGCTACCTTCCCGGCCTCCTACTTCCATGGCAGCTGGGTGGGGCCGTTGGTCGATCAGGTCATTGGGACCGCTTTTCTTCTGCTCTTTATTCTCGCGATTAACGATGCGAAGAACATGGCGCCGATCTCGAATCTCGGGCCTTTTATTGTTGGATTGGCGGTGCTGGCAATCGGTCTCTCTTTCGGAACTGATGCAGGTTATGCGATCAACCCGGCGCGTGACTTTGGTCCACGCTTGATGACCTGGCTATTTGGATGGGGTAAGAACGCATTCCCGGGCCCGGGACAGGGGGGCTATTGGTGGATACCCATTCTCGGCCCACTCGTTGGAGCGGCGATTGCGGTTGGTATCTATAAGGCGTTCATTGAATTGACCCTCGATTATCGGGCGAAGCATCCCGCTGAGGTGGCAGCTACTACAGAAAGTAATGAGATAGAAGAAGGGATGGTAACCAGTGACTAAGTACCTACTCGCTCTCGATCAGGGCACGACATCATCAAGGGCAATTTTGTTTAACGATGATGGTTTGCCGGTGGCCGTTGGGCAACAGGAGTTTCGCCAGATTTATCCGCAACCCGGCTGGGTTGAGCACGACCCAGAGGAGATCTGGCAATCGGAGTGGCAGGCTATTCAGAGTTGCATCAAGTCATCGGGGGTCAACGTCGCCGACATCGCAGCCCTTGGTATCACCAACCAACGCGAGACGACCGTGGTCTGGAACC
Coding sequences within:
- a CDS encoding heterodisulfide reductase-related iron-sulfur binding cluster, whose protein sequence is MKRFEYEDACIKCSLCVTACPVYRVDTQFPGPKALGPDWYRRHQAGEVKAMEHVSDCTFCQLCENACPVDVPIAHLIAEHKHVASESRRLALRDYLLTHPQWLAMAPSLVKVPKQLGIPLGISASTQWPVPSPIQRTNRHRYRVRRQQASPLPQVGIFVDCFTRGFDSETFAAASAVLGELGYATVALPAASHCCGAAAYASGLLGEAERSARRTHRAIRRVSVGLEAVVTLNATCDDTLRVEWPRYFGLHLSTPIVPFVDFVLDKASPGFFEQLRRGSIDEVIYTHATCRSKVARGEGSLFALMERASDHEPEILAISCCGAAGSYAFKAEHTKVARALGGHAREVMGAPGVILTDSGTCAIHLQELTGSETLHPARWLHAQLQRQAVKQ
- a CDS encoding glycerol-3-phosphate responsive antiterminator, with protein sequence MPGSGAIQADEIPKVIFAAREPADVLAMLADTAPSWVFLLGGSAGEVLGASKLLGDRGFAVFIHVDMLHGITNDSEGIRLLASFGHPAGIITTHPSTVNAAKKVGLLTIERIFLLDSSSVESGLRNVARTKPDAVEVLPGVLPEQITQVADSIDVPLIAGGLITHLDQVRAALKAGALGVSTSSGLLLSQVQELS
- a CDS encoding HPr family phosphocarrier protein — protein: MTARTYRVIDPSGLHARPAARLVKAMHAAGAQGTLRKGDRVADVCSILEILGLGIDNGEVIVLDVNPEGESVVASLSDLLEPLIDPTPHHGT
- a CDS encoding MIP/aquaporin family protein yields the protein MATKVRYGKTGWRATAWGELLSEYLGTLVLLAFGTGSVAVAVVGLTMSGRTVVIFQGAGGWMLIGWGWAIAVVMGVYVAGGISGAHLNPAVTFAQAIKGNLPWKKVVPYWIAQVLGAFSGALIVYADYYKAIDQYNLVHHVVSRGSSGGLTTFSIFATFPASYFHGSWVGPLVDQVIGTAFLLLFILAINDAKNMAPISNLGPFIVGLAVLAIGLSFGTDAGYAINPARDFGPRLMTWLFGWGKNAFPGPGQGGYWWIPILGPLVGAAIAVGIYKAFIELTLDYRAKHPAEVAATTESNEIEEGMVTSD